AATACATATTGATTTGGTTTTTCGGGGAATATTGGTTCTTCATTGTAGGGACTTGTATTTTTCGCAATGCTAATAATTTGATTGTGGTGGTCAATAAAGATCATATCCAAACTGAGGTATGTATCTTGCATCCAAAAGGAATGGTAATCTACATTGTTAAAAATGAACAGCATACCTTGATTATCTTCCATGTTTTCTCGGTATTTCAAGCCTTGCATCAGTTCCTTTTCTTTTTCGGCAATTTCAATGTCGAAAGAGGCTTTGAGATTGCCATCTAAACCTTTTATTTGCAGGGTTCCATCTTTTCTAAAGGAAGTAGAAGACTGAGCTTCTTGTTGGGGTATAGATTTTGGGCATCCCCCAAAAACAAGAATCAAGATTAGAACAACGGGAATATAGAGCTTATTTCTCATTTGCTTAGAACCATCTTTTTATTAATTGTACCCAAGGGCGTAATTAACTGGTAATAATAAATTCCAGAACTTACAAGCTGGTTGTGCTCATCTTTGCCATCCCAATTTGCAGTATGAACTCCAGCTGCCTTGTATGTATCCAAAATTTTCTTTACTAACTGACCCTTGGTGTTGTATATCGACAAAGTGATTAGGCTTCCTACAGGAAGGCTAAATCTTATTTGTGTATTGGGATTAAAAGGATTGGGATAATTCTGGTATAACATTGTATTGGCTTGAGGTGCCTGAATCTCATTTATGGATGCTGCTTCTACAGTTATAGCTGATAGATGTCCATTTATTTCTGTTAATACGATAAACTCCTCTGCCTCAGAATGAATCCGAAATGAAAGTTGTGCTGGAGATATTACATCGATGCGCGAATACTTGCCCTCGTCCATATGTTCAACTTCCATAAAAGCCGTATCTATAAAATATGAATATGCATAAGATACAGGGAAGGGAAACTCCCAATATTGGCTATGAATTAGAGATGGATCGGCAATATCAAAATTTAGTAAGCGGTATTCTGATTCGGGATCTTCTGAAACGGAATAGCTAAGCTCCGGTTCTGGAAGATCAAATGGTATTTGAGTTTGAGCAGGAAATCTAAAATTTGGATCTTGAGTGTAAAGGTAGATCTGATAGGCATCAATTGCGCGAATCCCATCAGTTTGGTCTACATCTGCACCGGGCATGTTCTCAACTTCAAGATAGTTTCCCACACAATGATCTAAAACGGAACTTACATCCATGCTAGTGATGACTCCATCGCCATCTGCGTCACCGAAAAGTATGTTGGCATTATTAGAACCCGAGACAACAAGGTCGTCAATGTAAATACCATCTTCATTTTCGAACCAATCGCTATGCAAGCGGAAGCGCAAATGAAGATTGGAGCCCACGAAGTTATCGAGGTTAAAGACTTGATTGGTCCAAGAAAACGCTTGTCCGGTAAATGAAGTGAGCTCACTCCAGTTTGTACCATCGGTTGACACCTCAACATAAACAAAGTCATAACCTTCTTCTAAATTCCATTTTGCCTTGAAGCTTAGAATCGGGTTTTGCACATTCTGCAATGAGATAGGATTTTGTAAGTGTATTTCTTTATTCCAATTGTTCCCATAGTTTCCAGAAGGTGAATCGGACAGTACGCCATTATTACCATCAAAAAGCAATGCCCAATTTGTGTCTCCAGTCCAATTGTTGAGATCACTTTCGAAATCATCGGAAAAAAGAGCTTCGCTAAGCACTATTGAAACATTGCCGCCCAACGTAGACTTTCGCAGACGCACCGGGGTATAGAAAGGGGGATTATCGGAGTTGTCGATTTGTAAAAGATAATGGCCTTCAAGAAGATTTGGAAAAATAAAACTTCCCTCGACATTAGCTTGTGCGCTTAATAGAGGTTCCGATAATATCTTTACTGTGGCGTTTGGTATAGGATATCCATCGCTATTGCGCACAATTCCCGCAAATGTCATCCATTCTGCTTGTTCTAAGCTTATATTGCAGGTTGTAAATCCTGTAGGGGGAACAGTTATATCAACAGTTTGTGGTAGATATCCTTGTGAAGATACCTCCAAGGTGTAGCTACCAGGCATGAGAATGCGGTGATAATCTCCCACAATGGGATCGTTGGTGATATCCTTGCCAGCATCAGATACTCTGATTACAGCAGGGATGGCCTCACCAGAGAAATTTGTAACAATTCCTTTTACTCCCTTTTGAGCGTATTCGATGTAAGATAACACCGATTCGCAGTTGTCTTCCCAAAAACCATCCAAAGTGTTAGCAGGAGGCCATTTGACATAGCTTATTTCTGCAGTAAGTTCAATATTACTGGTATAGGCATAATTCCAATCTTGCATACTGCCCTGTACTATATACCAAGTAGCGCCATTGGTAATGCCTTGGTCAAATTCTGTGCTATTGTACATTGGCATATTGTGCGAAGAATATGTTAGTGACATATCAATTAGTAGGTCATTATCTAAAGCAGGACTTATTGTGTAGTCCCAAGGATAGTTGATAACTAGCATTCCGCCGTGAAAGTTGATTCCAGAAACAAAATTATGCTCCGAACTAAAGTCCATCATAGCAATGGTTTCTGGAGCATGAGGAAAACCGTCTGGATTTGTTGCTCCACTTGGCGTGGGGAAGTTTCGGTTCAGATCCACTCCGACCGCGTTGTAACGAGTCTCATTCTCGTACCCATCCGGATTCATTAAAGGGCAAATCCAGAGTTCGGTATTATTAACGATATCCGAAATACGCGGGTCAATATTGTAGCCTTCAGTAAGATACTCTATCAAACGAAGCATCATTATGTATCCAACAGTTTCATCTCCATGCATGCTGGCAATTAGTTTTACTTCCGGTTCAGCTTCATTTATATTCACGTTATCCGATATTTTCATAAAGTAGAGAGGGTGATTGTTTACTGAGTTGCCAAACTCATACAACTGGCAAATATCTGGATATAACAGGGACTTAATTTCCATGAAATCTTGATAATCGGCTAAACTAAGATAGTAATTTAGGCTTTCTTTGGGATTTCCACTTTTACTACTTGGCATATTGTTGTCTTTGGGAATTGAATTGGGAATGGTTTGAGCATCAAAACCAGCGGCAAGAAGGCGATCGTGCTCTTGGTGATCTCTAACATAGGCAATAATGGTTCCATTACTACGGTTTACGCAATCGATACTTATATGTAAGGCATTGATGGTTTTAATATCCTTGTCTAAATTCCAGCTTTGGATTCGTACCGGGTAGCCGAAAGCAGCCACTAACAATAAGGTTGCCCACAGTAAAAGTAATAGCTTTTTCATAATGAGTCCTTTATCATACCGAAAGAGTGTTTATGTATACTACACGCAATTTATCTGCCGATTTGATACTAAAAAATGCCAGGCAACAGCTCACACATCTGGGCTTGCTTAATGCTGCTTCGTTCCCGACCTGACATGGTTCACATTCAGAAGTTGGCTGTACCTGGCTTGTGCAGCACATCTCAGATGTGTTTTTTTGTCAATTAAAAGATGACCCTTCTCAAAAGGCAACTTACAGAAAATATTGATTATATGGAGCATAAAACTTAGAAAACTACACTCAGGTTTATTGCGCTTCTTACATCTATCGCTTCTAAGTTTTCAGAAATTGGAGTAAGGCTAAATTCTATGAAAGAAGCATTGTTAAATGTCCAATAGATACCAGCTGAAAGCGAATATTCCTTCCATGTACCCCAGCTAATTCTGGGGGCAATACTATAATAGAAATTGTCGATATCGTGTTTTAATGTAATACCGACTATGTAGTTTCTGTTTTTGTTATTTATGTTATAAAATTCATCCTGCTTATCTGCGTACTGGTTTTCTTCATAGGAAAATTCCATATTGCTGGAAAAGGCAGAGCCAGAATTTTTCCGATATGGGTTTTGAAGCCAAACATCATCACCAGATCTGGCTATGTAAGGATAGCTATCAAAGATCAAGTTGAATTTGCAACCAAGTTGTCGGTACAGTTTGGCTGTGCGGATGCTTGAGTAAAGAAAATCTGTATAATCGGTTCGAATCTGGTAGCTTTGTATAAAAGCTATTCGATCTCCTAAAAGAATCTCTGCCTCAGGAAACAAGGTAAAACTCTGCATTTCATGATTGTTTGCCGACAGCATAGAGTTTAAATATACATCTTCCCGAATAGAGTAATTGAACCAATTAGAAAGCCGAATGAAATTCTTGTAATAGTGTTTCCAGCCAAGACGGGCACTGCGCGTACGCAAATCGTTATCCCATTTTTTATTTGAAGGAAAGCTGGTAATCTGTAAATTGATACTCAATCCAGCAAAAAGTGAATCACTGGGGCTGTATTCCCAGCCGGTATTTGCATTCAAGGTACGGTTTTCGATATTGCGAGTGTTTTCGAGAATGTTAAAACCCTTGTAGGCAAAATTGTGGGAAGCACCGATATCAAGCTGCAAATTACTAGTAATCTCATAGCCCAATTTGATGTCTAAATCGTTGTAAAACTCTCCATTATTGCGAATAGTATTTTCTTTTAAACGAATGCGTCTCTCGTTATAGTTTTCTGAAAGCTGCAATGCTATCTTGTTATGTGGGTTATACTCTAGAAATCCATATACGCCCATGCCGCTACGCTTTTGCTCGTCTTGCTTGCTATATGAGCTTCGGGTTTGATTTAGGCTTTGCTCTAAGGTGTAGATATTGTCTAAACGTTGATTCAAGCTAAAACTGCTTTCCCAATACATGTTATGCGCTTCTCCATTTAGGTCTGCAGTGGCAGAAAAATCTCGATAAGACTCCCAATTCATTTCTTTCTTTTCATAGTTGGCTCTAAACCCCGCATTTACAATGTTACTAATATATCGGTATGAAGAGTGTGCTAGAACCTGAAAACCATCACTCGAGCGGTGGCTTTCTTGAATGTATCTATCTTTTTCATTGCGAATAATGCCGTTAGTCGCAAGCCCAAGAAAGAGGCTATCAATAGGAGTCCAGTCTAGCCTGTAGCCCAATTTGCCATTCTTGTTTACATAAGCCACAGGCTCTAAATCACTTGTATCGAAATATGATTCATAGTCCATTAAAAGCGTGTGACTAAAGTGTTTAGAAGAATAAGCTATAGAACTGCCCAACATGGAGCGACGTGTTTCTTGGTGGAAGTTAAGTCTATCTTCCCAAGAACTTTGCCCCAAAATACTAATTCTATTTTTTTCATAGGGGCTTACATTGTATTGAAAAAGAGATTCCAAAATCCTTACATTGTCACTATTGTAGTGATAGAATTCTATCCCCCTTGTTTGAGATAACAGCCTGCAACTAAAGCTGAGCAATAGTATTACTAAGCAGAATAAAATCTTTCTCATCTAAGGTCTCGGCTCGGCGGCTAAAATCCATATCAGTTTTCATTTCTAGATTGCTCAATACATTTTTTCCCAAGACTGGAAGCAGGTTATTTCTTAAGGTTTTACGGCGATGAGCAAAGGCTGCTGTCAAGACTTTCTCAAAAATTTTGGGATGCATTATATCGGGTTTAGTTGTTCTGGCATTCATTACAATAACAGCAGAATCTACTTTGGGGATGGGATCAAAATATTGACGATTTACAAAAAAAGCAGTTTTTACGTTATAGCAAAGACCAATTTTGAGCGTTAAGGGGCCATACTCTTTTTTGCCTGGTTTTGCAGATAAGCGCTGAGCTACTTCTTTTTGAACCATCAATACAACAAGAGGAAAGTATTGTGCATGCTTTTGAATCTCGTATAATAGGGGAGATGTAATTTGATAGGGGATATTGGCAATAATCTTAATAGGTAAAGAGCCCATGGAGATTTGATGAAGCCAGTTAAGCTTTAAAATGTCTGTAAGAATTAGATCTATCTTATTGCCAAAGCTTTCACCAAGGATTCTTGCCATTCGTTTATCCAGCTCAAAAGCTTCCAAAGTAGCGCCACGAGAAATAATCTCTTTACTTAAGATTCCTGTGCCAGGCCCTATTTCCCATATCCTCTCATGAGTTTTGATATCCCCCAAATCCGCAATCTGAGCGGCAATACCGCTATCGGTAAGAAAATGTTGCCCCAGTTCCTTAATTGCTTTCAAGTTTTAGCTTATTGCTAGAAAGGGAGAGCATTGCTCTCCCCAAGTTGATTGGCTTCATTACGCCGTTAGTTTATCTGCAGGAGTGCTCTTGCATATCTTGCAAACCTTAACGGTTTTATCCCCTGCTTTTATTTCGTACATCAGTTTAACGCCGGTACGATGACAATGAGGGCATTCGCCACGACCATGATAAGGCATACTTCTCAGTGTTTTACCGCGGTTATTCTTCGCCATATGGAACTCCTTATTTCAATACTCAATAAATATCTTATGAGAGTGCCATTTTTGATAAAGTGCCGTTACGGTCAATGTTTATTTTCTAAAATAGCTCTTTTATCAGCTCATCCGGCTCAAGGCGAAAATGTGAATTTCTACCTTCAAAAAAGTGGTGTACTCTTATCAGATGGATATTCAAAGCAGAGAAAGTGAAACATTTTCCCGATTTCTTGTTCGTTACAGTAGTATAGCTTTTTCGGTAGATTCCTTGGTGCATAAAGGGGCAGGGTAAATATCCTCGCACAACTTCAGTTTCCACTTCATATATCTCATCCACTGTAGTGATGCTTTGAAATGCATCAAAGCTTTGCTGCTGAAAATACTCTAATCTGTCGGCTATTTCTTCGGCAGATTTGCCAATTTTTTCCAAAGTGATCTCATCATCTGCAATTATCTGTGTAAAATCTCTGTTATCAGTTCCCAAAAATCCACCATATGTAATCACCCCGGGTTGCATTTTGGCTGTAATCTTGGATTCAATCGGAGTCTTTTTCATAATATCACCCAAAACTGTCGTAGTAGATTTTATCCTCAGATATGCCATACTCAATTAATGACTGGGTTACAGCATTAATCATACCGGGGCTGCCGCATAAATATGCTTCGGTATTCTTAGGATCGCGAATGGCATCCTTGAAATATGGCATTACAAAACCCGTTTTTCCTTTCCAGTTCTCTTCTGGGCTGGCATGGGACAGTACGGGTATATAAGTAAAGTCTTCAAATTCTTGTTCAAAATCCCGAAATTCCTCAGTGAGATACAGATCTTTGGTTGTTCGGGCACCAAAGAAATAGGTCATTTTTCTACTTGTTCCTACCTCCTTAAGATGTTCTAACATAGATTTGATTGGTGCTTTTCCTGAACCACCGGCGACAAAGAGAATATCTGCGTTTGTATCGCGCAAATAGAAATCTCCATAGGGACCGGTGAAATTGACTTTGTCACCTACTTTTATGAATTTATGCACCCATGTACTGCAGATACCTTCTGGAACTAAGCGTATTATCAGTTGGATGCGGTCATTTACCTCAGGTTTAGAAGAAATTGAATAAGCCCTCATAACTCTTTGTTTTACTTTATCATAAGGCTCAGTTTCTAATTGGACATACTGTCCTGCTTTAAAATCAATTCTTTCGTTATTGAGCAACTTAAAAATGATACCCTTTATATCGTATGTGTAATCTATGATTTCTTCAATTTCAGAATGATAGCGCCGGATATTAAAAATTTCATCGGGGATTTGAATGTTAATATCGGTTTTAACTTTTATTTGGCAACCAAGACGTATATTATCTGCTTGTTCTTGTTTGCTTAAAAGTGGTTTTTCTGTGGGTAAAAGCGGGCCTCCCCCTTCGGTAACCTTGCATTTGCATGCTCCGCAAGAACCCCTGCCACCGCAGGCAGAAGGTAGAAAAATCTGCTTATCGCTAAGAGTTGCCAATAATGTATTGCCACCCTTTACTGTAATATCCCGTTTGTTATTGATGTTTAAATTAACTTCTCCATAGTTGCTTAACCAGCGTTGTGCCAATACCATGATAAAAGCCAGGATAACCGCTATCACGCTCATTAAAGCAATATCTACAAGTATTCTTTGCAGCATCCCAACTCCTTATTGTATTTGAACTATGCCAGAGAATCCAACAAATCCCAGAGCCATGATTCCAGTAATAATTAGACTGATACCAGCTCCACGAAGTCCAATTGGTACTAGCTTTTCTTTCAGTTTTCTTCTTATGCCGGCTAGCATCATTATTGCTAATAGCCATCCTATGCCGCTACCGGCACCAAAGGCTACTGCCTGAATAAAACTATAGTTCCGAATTACCATGAATAAACTTACACCAAAGATCGCACAATTCACGGTTATAAGCGGTAAAAAGATGCCCAGCGTGTAGTAAAGGGCGGGAGCGTAACGCTCAATTAGGAGTTCTAAGAATTGAACAAAAGCTGCTATTACAATAATAAACACAATGTATTGCAAATACACAATGCCAAATGGAACCAGAACATAATAGTATACCAGCCAGTTTAGAGCTGAGGTAATAGTTAAAACAAAGATTACAGCAGTTCCTAAGCCTAGAGCAGATTCTATCTCTCTGGATACAGAAAGATACGAACACATACCCAAGAAATTTGTTAGTAAGATGTTGCTGGTGAAGATAGCTGCCCAAAATAATACAAATGCACTTATATCCATTATGCTTTCGCCTTATAATAATGTGTGTTGATGATCCAGATAAATATGGCAAGCAAGAAAAATGCGCTGGGTGCCATAACCATGATACTCCATTTTGTCCACCACGTTCCCAATACTTGAAATCCGAATATAGTGCCAAACCCAAAGAGTTCTCGAATAAATGAGATTACCAGTAATACTAAAGCATATCCAATGCCCGCTCCAATTCCATCTACAAATGATGCAATTGGTTCATTCTGAGAAGCGAAGGCCTCGGCTCTACCCATCAGGATGCAATTTGTAATAATCAAGCCAACATAAGGTCCCAATTGCTTGCTAATTTCGGGCAGGTTGGCTTTTAGAAATATATCCACAATGATAACATAGGAGGCTATGATTAAGGTTTGCACCATCATTCGGATGCTGCGCGGAGTCCAATTACGGATTAAAGATATCGTAAAGTTTGCCAATGCTAATACGAATATTACGCCCAATCCCATTATTAAGCTATTTAGCATTAGGTTTGTTACAGCTAACGCAGAGCAAATACCTAAAATTTGTCGCCAGATCGAGTTTTCTTTGAATGCAGCATTAATAAATATTTCTTTCTTGTTCATAAATCGTTATTCCGTAGATATTTATATATATAATTTATCTCATCACGAAGCATCTTGATTACAGAATCTGAAGTAATGGTAGCTCCTGTTACTCGCTTTAATTGACCATCGTTTTCTGGTTCTTGGGTTTCGGCAATAAACTCATATTTGCGCGTAACATCACCTGGTGCATCTGGCTCTGTAACAAAAAGTCTATTTCTAAACTGAGCTAAGAACCACTCTTCTTCAATACGGGCACCTAAACCGGGTGTTTCTTGCTGTTCAACAATGGCAAAATCTAAGATAGTTCTAAAATCTGTTGAAGTTGATACCAGTGCCTGCATGGTTCCCCAAAGCCCTTTACCGCCTATTTCAAAGCAAAAAGCAACGGTGCTATCTGCCACTACAGCACGATAAGCATTTCTGCCAAGATTTTTGTTATTTATCTTATAAACATATTTTTCGTAAGACTCAGGGTATTGTGCCAGTATCTTATCTGCTTTGCTGCCAGTTGTTTCTGCTATTTTGGCCGATAATGTACTAAGGATACGTTTCTGGTATGTGTTTTGACGATGAGCTTCTATCTTAGATTCACTTGTGCGGAAGGCAATACTGAGAATACCGGCAAATATCAATACCATAATTAACATAAATACAATTGGGAAAAGAAAGCTATCCTTCATTTTTTCCCCACTTTTTCTAGACCATACTCAACCAGCGGCATGAGGGTATTGGTTAGCAGTAAAGCAAACATAAAGCCCTCAGCAAAAAGAGAGTACTTGCGTATGAATACAGTTAAAAAGCCAATCAGCAAACCATAAATCCAAATTCCCCACTTTCCTTTTGGACTCGATACCGGATCGGTTACCATAAACACAATACCAAACATAGCACCACCGCTCAACAGGAAGAACAGTGGATTTGTTCCAGGATAGAATATCAAGTTAAACACAAGCAAGGAAATGCTTGTGGCAAGCATTGGCTGCCATTTGGCTGTTTTAGTTACTAAAAGATAGATCCCAGCGAGGATAATGAGCAATGCAGAAGTTTCTCCAGCCGAGCCAGATACAAATCCTGTAAATGTCTCTGCTATTCCGTAAATTGCCTCATTGGAAGTGCGAAAACTGTTCAGTATTGTTGCTCCAGTTTGCATGGATGAGTCGGCTGTCCAACGTACAAATCCACCAGGGAAATCATTAATCAAATATGGTTTAAGCCAAGATATCGTCATCTGATTTGGGAAAGAGATATATACAAAGGTACGCCCTAGTATAGCAGGATTAAAGATATTGGCTCCAAATCCACCAAACACCATTTTCCCAAAGACAATTGATACTACTCCCGCTAAAGCAGATATCCATAATGGAATAGTGGGCGGAAGAGTTAATGCAACTAGAGTTCCTGTTACAAAAACTGCCATCGAAACCTTACCCGGTTTTTTATTCTTTACAAACAGGTATTCACTAATATATGCTGCTACATTGGCAGCTATTACAACTGCCAATACTCTCCAACCAAACAAATAAACGGCAAACAAGATGATTGGTATTAGGGAATATAGAACCCTATTCATCATCTGCTGCTTCAGGATTCTTTCAAACATAAAAAAGATTTTCCTTCTTTTCTTTTATTATAATATAACCCATAACTATATGCCGTGTCAATAGTAAAGATTCGAAATTGAATCTTTATCTTACTCAAATGTTGTTTGCAAATGAGGAAAGATTTGCGATATTCGATTGTGACACACAGAATAAAGAGGCAATAATGAGTATTATCAAAACTTTTTCTTTGTGGATTATTTTATAAGGTGTTTCCGATATTTTCATTAATGAGATCGCAAACTGTTCATAGTGTTTTCTTATACTCATTTTTGGCTTTTATTCTTAGAAACTTACTCTCAAAATGCTTAAACACCAAAACGCAAGAAGCTCAGCAAGCCTAGTATGCTACTATCTTGATAAGTGTAAACAGATAAGCAATATTTAAGCAGAGCTATTTTTAAAACAAATCGCTATTACAGATTTGGATACAACTCAATATGATATTCGGTCCAAACAATTCTTAAAGGTCAGCTATCTGCTTGGTTAGCAAGTCCACTTTTGTTCGCACTTCAAGGTGCTTTTCTTTCTCTTTTTCTACTACTTCTGTCTTTGCATTGGCAATGAAATTAGGATTAGATAGTTTTCTAGCAATGCCATCCAACTCTTTTTGTAGTTTTTCCAATTGCTTATTCAGGCGTGCTTTTTCCTGCTTCGGATCAATCAATCCTGTCAGAGGAATGAATATCTCAAGATTGCGCACAACTGCGCTCATTGCAGGCTTAGGTTTGGCAGCATCCATCCCGGATACTATCTCTTCCACTCTGGCCAGACGGTTCAGATAATTCTCATAGCTTTGAAACAATGTATTCTGGGCAATATCTGCAGTACGAACCACAATTTTAACTTCCCTAGAAGGAGGCAGATTCAATTGTTTGCGTAGATTACGGATAGCAGTGATACTCTCTTGCATCAAACTCATTTCGTCATTGATAGCAAGATCGATTAAGTTATTGTTCGCAATAGGGAATTTGGCGATTATTAGCGCTTCTTCCTCCATCGGGAAGTGTGTCTTGATGGATTGCCAGATCTCTTCGCTAATAAAGGGCATGATCGGGTGCAAAAGCCTCATTCCTGCTTGCATAACATCAAGTAGGATATATTTTGTGGTAAGCTTACCGGGCATTGGTGCGCCTTCTTTCAGGCGGTCTTTGCTGAGCTCGATATACCAACTGCAGAATTCATCCCATAAGAATTGAAAAATGCATTGCGCAGCGTCATTTAAGCGCAAATTTTCATAATGATCCCCTGCTTCGCGACAAACCTCATTGAGGCGGGATAGAATCCAACGGTCAGCCAATTCCAGTTCGAGGTTATCAACTGCGGGCAAACCATTGATGCTCTGGATATTCATCATGATAAAACGGTAGGCATTCCAGATTTTATTGGCAAAATTTCGTCCACCTTCCAAAATGGCATCGCTATAAACTACATCAGCACCTTTTGGAGTATTAAAGATCATGGAAAAGCGCAAAGCATCTGCGCCCACATGCTCTATGATATCGATGGGATCGGGAGAATTACCCAGAGATTTACTCATCTTACGCCCAATTTCGTCTCTTACCGTTCCATGTAGTAAGACCGTCTCGAAGGGAATCACTTTTTTAAAGTGTAGCGTACTCATAATCATCCGCGCCACCCACAAATAGATAATCTCAGGTGCTGTAATCAACACATTGGTAGGCAAGAAACGCTTTAAATCCTCGCTATCGTCCGGCCAGCCCATCGTAGAAAAAGGCCATAGCCAGCTGGAAAACCAAGTATCTAATACATCTTCATCTTGGCGAATCTTAGTGGATTTGCATTTAATACAAGCACTTGGCGCTTCCTTAGTCACCATCATTTCGCCGCAATCCTCGCAATAGTACGCGGGAATGCGATGTCCCCACCAGATCTGTCGCGAAATGCACCAATCCCGGATGTTGTTCATCCAGTGCATATAAACCTTGGTCCAGCGTTCAGGTTGGAAACGAACCTCGCCTTTTTCAACCACCGCAATGGCTTCACGAGCCAATGGTTCCATCTTCACGAACCATTGATCTGAGAGATAGGGTTCTATTACAGTATCGCAACGATAGCAATGGCCCACAGCGTGTTCATGCTTCTCGGTCTTTTCTAAAAGACCTTGAGCGGAAAGCAGTTCCAATACTTTATTTCGGCAAGCATAGCGTTCCATGCCGGCAAAGTCCGCACCAGCGGCCTCGTTCATAATACCGTGCTCATCCATTACCAAAAGCTGCTGCAGATCGTGCCTTCTGCCGATCTCAAAATCGTTGGGATCGTGAGCTGGAGTAACTTTTACACAACCAGTGCCAAAATCTTTATCAACATAATCATCGGCAATGATGGGGATACGGCGATTAGCGAGAGGTAGGATCAAATCTTTA
This is a stretch of genomic DNA from Candidatus Cloacimonadota bacterium. It encodes these proteins:
- a CDS encoding immune inhibitor A — protein: MKKLLLLLWATLLLVAAFGYPVRIQSWNLDKDIKTINALHISIDCVNRSNGTIIAYVRDHQEHDRLLAAGFDAQTIPNSIPKDNNMPSSKSGNPKESLNYYLSLADYQDFMEIKSLLYPDICQLYEFGNSVNNHPLYFMKISDNVNINEAEPEVKLIASMHGDETVGYIMMLRLIEYLTEGYNIDPRISDIVNNTELWICPLMNPDGYENETRYNAVGVDLNRNFPTPSGATNPDGFPHAPETIAMMDFSSEHNFVSGINFHGGMLVINYPWDYTISPALDNDLLIDMSLTYSSHNMPMYNSTEFDQGITNGATWYIVQGSMQDWNYAYTSNIELTAEISYVKWPPANTLDGFWEDNCESVLSYIEYAQKGVKGIVTNFSGEAIPAVIRVSDAGKDITNDPIVGDYHRILMPGSYTLEVSSQGYLPQTVDITVPPTGFTTCNISLEQAEWMTFAGIVRNSDGYPIPNATVKILSEPLLSAQANVEGSFIFPNLLEGHYLLQIDNSDNPPFYTPVRLRKSTLGGNVSIVLSEALFSDDFESDLNNWTGDTNWALLFDGNNGVLSDSPSGNYGNNWNKEIHLQNPISLQNVQNPILSFKAKWNLEEGYDFVYVEVSTDGTNWSELTSFTGQAFSWTNQVFNLDNFVGSNLHLRFRLHSDWFENEDGIYIDDLVVSGSNNANILFGDADGDGVITSMDVSSVLDHCVGNYLEVENMPGADVDQTDGIRAIDAYQIYLYTQDPNFRFPAQTQIPFDLPEPELSYSVSEDPESEYRLLNFDIADPSLIHSQYWEFPFPVSYAYSYFIDTAFMEVEHMDEGKYSRIDVISPAQLSFRIHSEAEEFIVLTEINGHLSAITVEAASINEIQAPQANTMLYQNYPNPFNPNTQIRFSLPVGSLITLSIYNTKGQLVKKILDTYKAAGVHTANWDGKDEHNQLVSSGIYYYQLITPLGTINKKMVLSK
- the rsmA gene encoding 16S rRNA (adenine(1518)-N(6)/adenine(1519)-N(6))-dimethyltransferase RsmA, whose translation is MKAIKELGQHFLTDSGIAAQIADLGDIKTHERIWEIGPGTGILSKEIISRGATLEAFELDKRMARILGESFGNKIDLILTDILKLNWLHQISMGSLPIKIIANIPYQITSPLLYEIQKHAQYFPLVVLMVQKEVAQRLSAKPGKKEYGPLTLKIGLCYNVKTAFFVNRQYFDPIPKVDSAVIVMNARTTKPDIMHPKIFEKVLTAAFAHRRKTLRNNLLPVLGKNVLSNLEMKTDMDFSRRAETLDEKDFILLSNTIAQL
- a CDS encoding DUF192 domain-containing protein — encoded protein: MRNKLYIPVVLILILVFGGCPKSIPQQEAQSSTSFRKDGTLQIKGLDGNLKASFDIEIAEKEKELMQGLKYRENMEDNQGMLFIFNNVDYHSFWMQDTYLSLDMIFIDHHNQIISIAKNTSPYNEEPIFPEKPNQYVLEVMAGTCDRLSIEIADEVTWQKN
- a CDS encoding NADH:ubiquinone reductase (Na(+)-transporting) subunit E (Part of the NQR complex which consists of NqrA, NqrB, NqrC, NqrD, NqrE and NqrF; NQR complex catalyzes the reduction of ubiquinone-1 to ubiquinol by two successive reactions, coupled with the transport of Na(+) ions from the cytoplasm to the periplasm; NqrE is probably involved in the second step, the conversion of ubisemiquinone to ubiquinol.), with protein sequence MDISAFVLFWAAIFTSNILLTNFLGMCSYLSVSREIESALGLGTAVIFVLTITSALNWLVYYYVLVPFGIVYLQYIVFIIVIAAFVQFLELLIERYAPALYYTLGIFLPLITVNCAIFGVSLFMVIRNYSFIQAVAFGAGSGIGWLLAIMMLAGIRRKLKEKLVPIGLRGAGISLIITGIMALGFVGFSGIVQIQ
- a CDS encoding NADH:ubiquinone reductase (Na(+)-transporting) subunit D, whose protein sequence is MNKKEIFINAAFKENSIWRQILGICSALAVTNLMLNSLIMGLGVIFVLALANFTISLIRNWTPRSIRMMVQTLIIASYVIIVDIFLKANLPEISKQLGPYVGLIITNCILMGRAEAFASQNEPIASFVDGIGAGIGYALVLLVISFIRELFGFGTIFGFQVLGTWWTKWSIMVMAPSAFFLLAIFIWIINTHYYKAKA
- a CDS encoding 2Fe-2S iron-sulfur cluster binding domain-containing protein gives rise to the protein MLQRILVDIALMSVIAVILAFIMVLAQRWLSNYGEVNLNINNKRDITVKGGNTLLATLSDKQIFLPSACGGRGSCGACKCKVTEGGGPLLPTEKPLLSKQEQADNIRLGCQIKVKTDINIQIPDEIFNIRRYHSEIEEIIDYTYDIKGIIFKLLNNERIDFKAGQYVQLETEPYDKVKQRVMRAYSISSKPEVNDRIQLIIRLVPEGICSTWVHKFIKVGDKVNFTGPYGDFYLRDTNADILFVAGGSGKAPIKSMLEHLKEVGTSRKMTYFFGARTTKDLYLTEEFRDFEQEFEDFTYIPVLSHASPEENWKGKTGFVMPYFKDAIRDPKNTEAYLCGSPGMINAVTQSLIEYGISEDKIYYDSFG